ataaatttaatttatgaatTAACAAACCCCTGATGAgatcagagaaaaaaaaagttttttcatACATGGAGGGGAAgataaagagaagaagaaaacgagaCATTGACTTGTTTCGaaggtttttttttcagaaatgtaaaatgtttataatatatcaaaaaaaatattgtttggatattctaaagattttttttttgaaaacatctGTTTGTTAAAACCGTTACTTTGAggataaaataattatgatgataaataattaagaaatattGAAATTGGGAAATtaagtaaatttatatatatcaaagtgtatttttctaaaaacttaaacaatggtgtagttttcaaattaatatCATATCTAAGTGTATTTCTTCAAATTTTccctattttgttttatatacacaaagagtttttttttttggtaaaagacaCAAAGAGTTTTACCAAAAGATTACTAAGTAGGTTAAAGAAAGAATCATATAGATGTTCATACAGCGTTTTccttttgttgttttcttatgAATACAATCATAAAGTTTGATTTGCATCTAACGTGTGAAAAAAACCATGATGATCTGCATTGAAGGATATGCTTTTTTGTCGGTTCCAAGAATGAATGATGTCATTTTAAAAGACCGAGACCAAGATATTATTGGCTCTCTTCAGAAGATTATATACTTTTGCTACGACTCTTCAGAAGATATCTTTTATACCCTAACTCAACATAAGAAAACCTCATATTTTCCCCTAAATTAAGCAACGAAACGGCTCAAACCATCTAGTTTCTTGTAATTATCCAATTACAAATATATTCACTTCGATCCAAAAAAGAGATATCTTTTTCCaataaaataacttattttcTGGGGTAAAATTCAACAGAGATATCTTTTTCCAATAAAAGATGTTTCAGAAAGAAAGAGACAGGTTGTAACTACCCACCAGTTCAAAAGATTGTCATCTTTATCCCTATATTTACATACTATTATTCTCGGACTATCAATGTCAGGTTTTTCATACTAGTATTATCGATTCTTGTTAGTTGTTTAGTACCTTAAATTCTTGAGTTATTACTCAAAAAGTCAAAACTAATGCTAACTACATACATATCCAAAGTTAGATAACTTTTTTCATTGCTAAGAAACATTGGATTATAAGATAACAGaacacaaatatatatagatacatatatatatatatatattcaacttTATCAAGTAAGTCCATCTACACGAGCAATAACATTATAATGCTTTCCTAGCCGAGTCTCCACACAGACATGGGTCTGCCAGGGACGAGTGTAAGGGCATCTCCATCTCAACTCTATTTTTCCctttaaaatggagtaaaagtggaTATGGAGTAAGGAATGCTCCAACCCAACTCCATATCTCACtctataatgaaatttactccataaatggagtagtttattttttgtttgttcatcactccataatggagtgggaaatggagtaggattggagcaattttactctattttcacttttactccattttggagaaaaaaatggagttttacaATGGAGATGCTCTAACACATGGCATGTTGTATGGATAATATAAAGTTCTAAACAGTGACATTcaaaatttattcatttttaatatcattaacaaaactcttaaaatgtaaaaaagttataattggTCAATCAATCATGTCAGATTATgtatgatcttttttttttttttggaacactatTATGTatgatctcttctttttttttgacgtccTTCGTTTATGTTATTAAAGTAAAAACAAACTATAGTCCAAAGCATTCACCAAAAAGGAAATTTACATGCTAGAAAACTTTATGCTCCtactttcaaaaatttgatCATAATAACTTTAAAAGCCGGAGAAGTATTCACTTATCTACTAAGGgtcttttgaacaaaaaaaaaatctactaaaGGTCTTTTTTACTGTTGATCAAagaaagttctttttttttacttttctattTGAATCATAGTATTTTTCAAGTCAAAGAATAAAACTGTCAACATATCGAAGATCTTTTCTTtcacttttcttttgtttacaaGAAAACGAAAGCACATTAACAGTAATCCCGTTTATCATTTGGTAATTCATATTAGATTAATGCTATATATTTACACTCACATTTGCCATCCCGTGGAATTATCTATTCTCACAAGAAATGAAACATTTAAACAGAGAATCAATCTCTGCAATGGCTAAAGGTGGACAAGAACTCGAGAATCTTAGAAGAAATGTTCCCTGAGTTTCTAATTACACTCGTATTAACTATAACGTCGCCCTTATTTACAGCTTTTGCATGATCACATGTGCGTCTTTCAACTTGTTTTATGTGCTCTTCGACCAAAAAGAAAGTTACatgtgatcattttatttattgtgtACATGTCCTATTTGATACGATCTTTTAATGCACAACAGAGATATCTTTTTCTGGGGTAAAATTCAACAGACAACAGAGATTATCTTTTTCCAAGAAAAGATGTTTCAGAAAGAAAGAGACAGGTTGTAACTACCACCAGCTCAGAAGATTGTCATTTTTGTTCCTGTATTTACATATATTCTCGGAGTATCAATATCAGGTTTTTCATTCTAGTATTATCGATTCTTGTTAGTAATTTATACCTTAAATTCCTGAATTATTACTCAAAACTAATGCTAACTTCATatccaaatttaaataactttTTTCACTGATTATAAGATAacagacacatatatatatatatacacatatatattcaaCTTTATCAAGTAAGTCCACCTACACACGAGCAATAACATTATGCTTTCCTAGCCGAGTTTCCACACAAGGACATGTGTCTGCCCAGGGACTAGTGTTACACATGGCAAGTTGTATGGATATTATAAAGTTCAAATTTATACTCTTAAAATGTAAAGTGacattcaaatttatttatttttagtatcatcaaaactcttaaaatgtaaaaaaattataaatggtCAATCAATCATGTCAGATTGTGTATGGTCTCTTCTTTTATGTTAGTaaagtaaaaacaaattaatatatttccaACACATTCACCAAAAAGGAAATTTACATGCTGGAAAACTTTATTCTCCTACTTTCTGGTTTGATCATATTAACTGTAAAAGCCAAAAAAGTATTCACTTATCGACTATAGTTCTTTTTTTACTGTTGATAAAAATGTTCCATAAGATctttacttttcttttgtttacttttaaatgagattacataagatttttttgtttttacttttcttttgtttacaaGAAAATGATATTACATTAACACTAATCCCGTTTATCATTTGGTGACTCATATTAAGATTAatgcaatatatatttacaacccGGTGGATTTATCTATTCTCACAAGAAATGAAACCTTTAAATAAAGAATAACTCGAGAATCTTGGAAGATATGTTCGCTGAGTTTCTGGTTACACTCGTATTAACTGTAACGTCTCCCTTATTTACAGCTTCTGCATGATCACATGTTCGTCTTTCAACTTTAGCGGATTCCAATTCTGCAGCAAGTTTCATGGCAGAGTTTAAAGAACTCTGAATGTGTGAGTTAGGCGTTGTCTTGTCGTTTCTACTACTTGCTGGTTCTTCCAGTTCATATGATAAGAAACTGATCCCTTTTGGAGGCACCAAAGGAACAGAGATTCTCTGTTGTGACTGCTTCAAGCTCTGAATTACCAGAGTTCTGTGCGTTTTGCTTGGACCCGAGAGACGGTTTCAGGGTATCTTCCTCTTGTGTGGTTTTGTCTAAAGAGGAAAAACACATACCCTTTGGAGCAACGGTGGTCTTCTCAAAGGCTGAATCTGTTGAGATGCATGTTCATTGGTCTTTGCAGATGATGATGTATCATATGAGTTTCTTATATTAGACTGACTAGATGGCTTCAAAAACGGAGGTGAGCTTGAATCGCCGGTAATTGGGCTATGGCCTCCCTCACTGTTTTGTTATTTGAAGACGCTGCAGCGATGTTAGTTGATGAGGTCAATAATATCTGAAGCCGCTTGTGGAGTACCCTGTTAAGTGAAAGATTGGTACTTTAAGATGTAAAAAATCaagattaatatattattagacCTGAAAGAAGAAAGATCGAGATTAATATATTTACCTTTTGCGAAAACAAACAACTATCACCTCTGTGGCAGAAACCTTTGGTCATGAAATTGTTGCAAGGGTATTTGGAGAGGTCATGGCCGTAGTGACAATCATCTCCTTTCATACATGAGTGAGTTGCAAAGTGGCAGCAAGGCTGAAACAAAAAGAGACACAGTATTATGAATAGATACAAGCAAGAAAACAATATACGAATTAGCTTTTGCCTAAATGATTGATGTTATATAAAGTTCAGAAGAGTagtatatgtattaaaacagtaaacCATACCAAAGATTTGGTTTCCGGAGTTGCATCGTGTGAAAATTTACATGTGTCTCCTCCCTGCAATACATGGTTAAAATTATTACATCAACACAAGAAAAGATAGATCCCAGAGAATCTTGTAGACTCCAGAGCCCTTGAGCATACCTCATGACACGGTCCCTTGAGATAGTATCGGCAAAATTTTATAGGTTTTGGTTTCCGAGCTACAGGTTTAAGCTTCTTCACTCCCCAGTGATATACGCTATTGAGCTCTTTTCTTCCGAGCATGAAAAATCTTAtcccatacaaaaaaaaataattgcatATGATATGTTACCTTCTTTCTAGCCTTTGCTTCCTCAGAAGGCGCAGACTTGTTGTTTAGGCAAGTTCGAGAAGCCATCTGCAGAAAACACAAGTCAGATTTTGAAAACGACATACAGGATATTAATCACTAATCAGCAACATAGCATTCgatctttttgtttattgtgGATACCTTTTCCGAAGTTTGATAATTCTCCTGTAGTCCAGGAAAAAGATTAGGATAAGTAGACTCTTAGCAGTCCTTTCTCCTCGCAAATTATCTATATCTCCTACAAGCATATTATCAAATATCTGAACTCTGAAGAATCAGAATCTGACTACTAGTTACAGAGTTGCATCTCTTTTATTACTAGTCTCCAAGACTCCACAACTTACACCTTCAAAAAATTTGGCCAATAAACTCAGAAACCTTATCAGTACCTTCCGCTGAACCTACTTGAAGCTCCGTTGCAAAACCAGACTTGTCAGCGTGACTGTGAAGGAGATCACTTGCTTGTTTGGTTTCGCCATACCATTGTAGTTATTCAGATCCAGTTCCTCAAAGAGATTCACACAATTTTTTCTGGAACGAAGACTTCACTTTCATTGACTATAAGCTCAAACTCATCGGAAAAGATGCATCTTGCAAGTCAAAACATCTCCAAgcatcaatctttttttttttaattatctctTGACTCACCAGACCACCCTCCATGGGATCTTGATTCAAGGAGGGATGAATTCTCAGGCACATTACATACACTTGTCCCTTGAGCTATATTTGTCAGAAATAAACAAGCTGTATGATCATAACATTCAAACTATTATTGATCCTTGAGATTAGACTAATAGTTCCCAAAGCTCAATTAAAAAGCATTCTTAATCAATCAAGCACAGTAGAAGAAGTGATTCAGTTCTACTTATTAATCCTCCTCCTGTTATCAGTGCGAGAGGCTGCTGATGAAAACACCGTCTTGTTTATTTTAActcttttaataaataaaagaaagaaaacaacgGTTTTAGAGCGGACGTCTTCAAACGACGCCGTTTAAGGACCCAACTCAACTCCGTAGAGAAAAAAAACCCTCAAGTTTTATCGATCGTCGAATCACAGTCTCTCTCTCATTGGATCATGGTTGTACGGCTCAGATTATCGAGGCTAGGATGCAAAAATCGACCATTTTTCCGGGTAATGGCAGCTGATAGCAGATCCCCTAGAGACGGGAAGCACATCGAGGTCTTGGGTTACTTCAATCCTCTCCCTGGTGAGTCTTCCGAGTTCATTCCATTCGATTGCTCTTCTGCGTTGGTTCTTACACGATCTCTGTCTGTGTGCAGGCCAGGACGGTGGTAAGAGAATGGGTCTCAAGTTTGACCGTATCAAGTAATCTTCCCTTCTCCAACCTCTTGATGATTGATTACTTAGACCATGGAACCTCTCTTACTTTTCTTAATCCCTGAAATGTAAATGCATTTGTGGGAGCAGTCTGAATTTGAGTATAATTGCATTTTAGTTTTCCTTCTTGCCATACTACTTTACTGTTAGTTGAAGCAAGGATGTGCCTCATTGAAATCCAATCAATTAGTACTAGTTTAAAAAGTGATTTAGACTTTGTGGAACTGCCTTGGTGCATGACAAATGAAACTCCTCCTTTAGTTTTGAGTCTTTCTATGGAACTTCTTCTCTGAGTTCTTTGCCATTGCTTCGTATTTCTTTAAGATGAATAATCTATTGATTCTTCATTCGGATAAACACTTACCATTCATATTCAACCTCTTTTGCATTTGATAATAAGGTCATGTAGGCTATATGTAGCTCTGCAATCTTGTCATGCTCTTTTGCAATCgtttcaaataaatatttatgacgTTTGTTTATGAATGTGTAATTTCAACAAAAGATGCATGTAACTTTTGATTAAtggacatgtttttttttttttttcctatgtaCAGATACTGGTTATCTGTTGGTGCTCAGGCATCAGACCCGGTTCAACGTCTCCTTTTCAGATCCGGTTtacttcctcctcctccaatgGTGGCTATGGGGCGTAAAGGTGGAGAAAGAGACACTCGCCCTGTAGATCCaatgacaggtcgctatgtggATGCAGAGAAAACACCAGCGATTAGCGACAACAAGCCtaaggaagaagacaaaagtCCATGATTCATTTGACTAAGGAAGCAGACATGAAGAATCCATGAATTAGTCGCGTTAGCCTTTGTCGTTGTACCTTATCTAAGTTCAGTATGTTACTTCTCTGTAATGCACATTCCTAGTTAATCTTGGCTTGATTTCCTTTATAAAATTCCCTATGTTTGGGAATAACGACGATGTGTTTAGCAGCCTTTTGCGGAACCGGCACGCATTTTGCATTGGGATTAAtaagggtattgaatttcctACCACTTTTGTTGAAatgtatttgaaaattaaatttcacaatttcataatatgtatatatattttctcaagTTTTAGAGTCACTGAAATTATCTCAATTATTCATTTAGCTAGGTTACAGATTTATTTggaaataacaatttttttataactttggatcttacATAAGAACAAATCCCACGCTTTTAAAACATAGGTCAAAATCAAGTAATGATATTGAATTAAAAAATCTTTCAAACATCATGCCAAAATTTCTTATTTCCATTACTTTTCGATGATGTTTTAATCAAATATtactataatttataaaagattttaatTCGAGAAACTTTGAATAATCCAATACATATATTCGATGGATATGTTTTTAGTAAAGGTAACAATCTATACTATTTTTTCAGAAGTGAATTTACTGATTTGTCATGTTCTCCATAATTTTAGATAGTTttacttatttgtcatgtttttattatgttttaacaaaatcattgatttattactagtttttagtttaatcactaatttattaattttaaaaatacttttattgaatcttatatataatttaaaactaatttcattttagtaattttaaatttatatgttatattatatattaaacaattgATCATAAAATAAGAtagttcttatatatatatatatatatattgtgttgcaatctgaaaaaaatatttttactgtaaaggttataaaattaagaacaaaaaaattaaaattaaatatcagtCAAGCAAAAAAGGTTATATAAAAACagtttctaaaatatttctaagatatgagtgttttaaaatttttaacacaatataattaataagtatatattttgatgaaaaatatttgacatatataaatactttgatgtttgatttaaatatttgaaaacataaataataaattcttatgttgattttagatttagattaataaaaaatataaattattaaatattcgAAGATTATGTCTTCATGTGCGGGCAAAaaacctaattaaaaaaaagttataaaaaaaaagaaaagaaaaatgccAGCGagcgaaattaaaaaaaaaacggcaGTTATTAGGTATAATAAAGGAAGGCACGTCTTGTGTGTTTAGTCGCCACCCAGAAACCCTcacctcttcttcctcctcaccTCAACCTCTCCACAACTCCCAAAATGAGCAACGATAAGGACAGCTTCAACGTCGGCGATCTCACCGCCGGTAATTTATCTAATCCGtctctttgtttgtttcttcgTGGTCAAAGTTTCCCTCAGGTTGAGATTTCTAACCCCTAGCTCTTCGTCTGTTAACAGCTCTTAAGGATGAGGATCGCGCAGGCCTTGTCAACGCTCTTAAGGTCAGTTTCAGTGACATTGTGTGcagattttgagtttttctgCTGGAGATTCTGTTGTGATTGGTAAATGTTGTTGTTGATTCACAGAACAAGCTGCAGAATCTGGCTGGACAGCACTCTGATGTGCTCGAGAATCTGACTCCTAAGATCAGAAGGCGCGTTGAGGTCTTGAGGGAGATTCAGGTTGGATGTCTTCCTTTCCTTGCGGATGAATCTCAAATGTTTAAGATATTGTTTAATTGGATAGGTGTAGATTTATTAAGGTATCTTctgaaaatggtattggaatcTTTTTGATTATCTGAGAATCATTTCTTTTTCAGGGCAAACATGATGAAATTGAGGCTAAGTTCCGCGAGGAGAGAGCTGCACTTGAAGCCAAGTATCAAAAGTTATACCAGCCTTTGTATACCAAGGTAATTGCTTGCGACTGAGAAGAACAAAATATTTCAAAGTTACTACTGACTACTCTTAACGGATGAAAGTTATTGGAGACTTGCATATgtttactttattttctttatttgtaGCTGAGCTCTCTTGGCTTTatctgttttcaattttttttcttgaaacttGATTGATACCTGCAGCGTTATGAGATTGTGAATGGAGCTATCGAAGTTGAAGGAGCTCAAGAGGATGTTAAGATGGACCAGGGAGAGGAGAAAACTGCTGAAGgtattctttctttctctctttaccTTTGTAATTCGTATCATTGCTTGAAATAAACGGCTTTGCTTATTTCTCTTTGTTGGATTGCAGAGAAGGGAGTCCCTAGTTTCTGGCTGACCgccttgaaaaacaatgatgTTATATCTGAGGAGGTTAGTGTTGAACCTACAGTTTGTTTATTTGGAGTTACTCCAGTCATAACCATGGAAAATGACCAGTGTTTTAATATCCTTTTGATATCAGATCACGGAGCGTGATGAAGGAGCCCTCATGTATCTTAAAGATATTAAGTGGTGCAAGATTGAGGAACCAAAGGGATTCAAGCTTGAGTTTTTCTTCGACCAGAACCCGTACTTCAAAAACACCCTATTAACAAAGGCGTATCACATGATTGATGAAGATGAGCCTCTGCTTGAGAAGGCTATTGGGTAATTGTTCATACTTCCTTGGATGGTTGCATAGAATAGTTCTTGTAAGGCGCTGTAGAATCTTCTTGCTGACCTATCTCCAacattgttctttttttttgtgttctttcTCTCAGGACAGAGATTGATTGGTATCCTGGAAAATGCTTAACTCAGAAGATTCTTAAGAAGAAGCCTAAGAAAGGTGCGAAGAATGCCAAGCCAATCACCAAAACTGAAGATTGTGAAAGCTTCTTCAACTTCTTCAGCCCTCCCCAAGttcctgatgatgatgaagacatCGACGAAGACAGAGTACGTTATCATTTGGTGTTGAAACATACCGTACTTTGACTGTGTTTAACCAAACTTTGTATTAACTATTTTATGTTCCTGATGCAGGCTGAGGAACTTCAGAATCTGATGGAACAAGATTATGACATTGGGTTCGTTTTCTTCTTAACATAATCTCTGTCTGTCTGTCTGTCCATTTGCGTCTATATATATGGAAGCTCTAGTGAGCACCTTGATTGTAAagttatacatttttaattatcTGATTCGAGTATCCCTTGAGTCGTGCAGTTCTACAATCCGGGAGAAGATTATACCTCATGCTGTCTCATGGTTTACTGGTGAGGCTATTGAAGGAGAGGAGTTTGACATAGACAATGACGATGAAGATGATATTGATGAGGACGAagatgaggatgaagaagatgatgaggacgaagatgaggatgaagaagatgacgatgacgaagatgaggaagaagaagtaagcAAGACCAAAAAGAAGGTATTTTATTCCTCCTTTTATCCAAGTAAGCAATACCTTTTTTTCTCTTAAGATTGACTACTAACTTTAAAAATTGGTTAAAATGTTTATGCAGCCGTCAATCCTACACAAGGTACACAACCAGTTTCCTCCTCTTTTTAGTAATTGTCTTAGTCAAAACCTAGTTTCTGTCCAACAATCCGACACCAATGAATCATAGAACAACCTGTCTCATGTAGGATCAGTGATAGATGAAACAACCGGTCAAAGCTCATTGTTGCATGAATATGTGAATCATAGAAACTTAAAACACTTATCTGACTAAAGTTGCACTATAAGTAAAGAAACAAAGTTTTCTAGAATCATCATCATGCATATGTAAAGCTTAGACTAAATTTGGTATTGCAAATGTTTGCAGTAATGTGAGAGATTAATATGTtcttataaaaatcaaattgcAGAAAGGGGGCAGGCCTCAGATCAACGATGGACAACAAGGGGAGAGGCCTCCTGAGTGCAAGCAACAGTAAAATGTTGTGTGTTTTGAGTGAAGTTCCATGTAAGGCAAAATGTTTGAGGTCTCCGCATTGAAGTTCCGTCGTAGGCGGAATTGACCTCGCGagatatttgataaattatttttggtgtttcttcctttttttgtttacttggaTCACAAAGTCTTGgttttattgacaaaaaaaaagttgtggttttattacttgtttaaaattaaaattatcgtTTTGTACTTGTTTGGTGGGAAAGTTTGTTAAGAAACTATATTTATTACGtaattttgttttcacttttatttaagtattttataaGGAGACATGTATTAGGcaattttggaaaaaatattaACGTTCTCAGTaagtatatactatatattcatGTAGGGTGCTGTCTGAATGTTTGTAGTAAAAATATTCACGTTCTCAgtatatacactatatattcATGTAGGGTGTTGTCTAATTGTTTgtaataataatagttttttcTTGTCAACTAAACTTCGTTAATAGCATAAATGGTCTCAGGCCCAAGTTTTAACAGCATGGTAGAGAcatgtcttagactgattatcaGCAAGCCTATTTCTTTTCCTATCTCTGTAAAAGACGAAGATAGAGATTTGATGTCCGATAAAACTCCGTAGAAATTGAAACCGAATTTATAGCTCTGACGAATGATAGAAAGTAgtaataatagtttataaagctATATTCCCTTCTTATTATTTGAAGAGAACTTTTGATAATAAATTTTGTCTTTATGAATCTTTTTTTCCTAAACTAATTACATGTTATGCTATTGCtaactaaaactagaaagagattatattatatatttcattttatgcAGCTATAGTATATGTTGCCATATTCAAAATGTATTTCGGTTTCAATTATCACAAATGGAAATAACCACTGATTATAAACAATAAAGTAGagtttatgaatattttttgttattggaAAATGCAAATGCATAAGGTCCAATCGTCCGACCTATATCTCTAACTTATTGCAACATGTATACTTTAAAAACTATACGATTACAATAAACAATTCAAAACCGTAAACAAAGATGGATATCAACCATGTTTATGTTTCACTGTCTGGCtggttttatttttaacaaaatgtaaaattttaaaaccaaatttgtttccataatatttaaatttcatttggAACCgatgttttttgtttaaaacGTGAGTAAATCATTccaaattggtttaaatatataacgTATATATACCAACCTAATTTACATTGTGACTATTGATATCTCTTATAATACATGACATATATGTGAATTGTTtctatggtttatagtttacaACGTAAATCAAACCAACATGGTTTAAATGACATAAATATATCGAACTTAACTTGGTGAAAATGGATAGCTATTATAAGACTtgtgatatatattatttaaatctaCTGTGGAATATTTGGAATGCAATGTTGATTATCTATCCTTAAGAAATTGAAAATTTACCCATTGACCAAGTATAATAAAGTAATTTCGTGAGTTTATGtgacaatataataatattatgctaCCACAATTATAGAATTGCATTTAATTAGTGAGTCAATCACAAGTATTCGATTTTCCATTCTACCCAGTCATAtcttttgatttatattatcTTTAATAATCATTTAATTAGCAATGATTCACGTcacatttaatattttcttaccGCAATTGCTGCGGTATCTTTAAATATTTGAACAATCGTTTGGAGGAGACGAAACAGCAGATTGAATCGCTGTAAAAAAGATATCAACCGGATTTGCAAACGAACGCTGTTAGATCTTTGGAGGAAGCAAAATATCAGTTTGATTCAGAGAGAAGAAGTCCACGGGAAGCAGCAATGGCGACTGCTAAGGTTTTGACACTAAAATACAACAGTTTGAATCATCTAGTGCACTTTCTACTTTTCTATGTTCAATTTTTCACtgtgtgttttatttatttttagttagcCGTGTACCAAATCAATGCTCACCACTTATTTCAATTAtcgttttaattaaaatttactgTTTCAATTATGAATgtgctatttgtggcaatttccctaaaatttattttaaattatttttaaataaaattataatataataaaagtttGATGATAATTAGACCAAAAAGGTATTAACTATGCTCTATGCAGGGGAATCTCatgattatatttttagcaaTGATGCAATAAGATTTTACGTTATAAAATATTTCGATTAGCAATCTAACGTTTCGGCTTTTTCACATGATAGATATTGCATACATACTGTGttaattatattagtttatacaatttatactatataataaatatttggcaCTTTCTATGAAAGTTT
Above is a window of Brassica napus cultivar Da-Ae chromosome A10, Da-Ae, whole genome shotgun sequence DNA encoding:
- the LOC106370329 gene encoding 30S ribosomal protein S16-2, chloroplastic/mitochondrial — encoded protein: MVVRLRLSRLGCKNRPFFRVMAADSRSPRDGKHIEVLGYFNPLPGQDGGKRMGLKFDRIKYWLSVGAQASDPVQRLLFRSGLLPPPPMVAMGRKGGERDTRPVDPMTGRYVDAEKTPAISDNKPKEEDKSP
- the LOC106371487 gene encoding nucleosome assembly protein 1;3, which encodes MSNDKDSFNVGDLTAALKDEDRAGLVNALKNKLQNLAGQHSDVLENLTPKIRRRVEVLREIQGKHDEIEAKFREERAALEAKYQKLYQPLYTKRYEIVNGAIEVEGAQEDVKMDQGEEKTAEEKGVPSFWLTALKNNDVISEEITERDEGALMYLKDIKWCKIEEPKGFKLEFFFDQNPYFKNTLLTKAYHMIDEDEPLLEKAIGTEIDWYPGKCLTQKILKKKPKKGAKNAKPITKTEDCESFFNFFSPPQVPDDDEDIDEDRAEELQNLMEQDYDIGSTIREKIIPHAVSWFTGEAIEGEEFDIDNDDEDDIDEDEDEDEEDDEDEDEDEEDDDDEDEEEEVSKTKKKPSILHKKGGRPQINDGQQGERPPECKQQ